A genomic region of Carettochelys insculpta isolate YL-2023 chromosome 7, ASM3395843v1, whole genome shotgun sequence contains the following coding sequences:
- the ZNF503 gene encoding zinc finger protein 503, translated as MITSPSLSALRSRKHSGGGGGDRSGGGGSGSGAAALAWPNGPSGNTSGCSKPFCHPVPPSDPLRQAKRLPIKVLKMLTARTGHILHPEYLQPLPSTPVSPIELDAKKSPLALLAQTCSQIGKPDPSPSSKLSSVASSGAAGDKDSKAGPLKLSDIGVEDKSSFKPYSKPGAEKKEPGPAGCGGGGGAAGGGSAGEKSGFRVPSATCQPFTPRTGSPNSSASACSPGLLPAEGKAGEDKKEAEGCKGASAGSDGGPGAAGLGHSRLGVGCGGINVEGGQHPEGAPGAKSLASDSASCSSGGGSGGTATSSASVLGSGLVAPVSPYKPGQTVFPLPPAGMSYPGALAGAYAGYPPQFLPHGVALDPTKSGSLVGAQLAAGSLGCSKPAGSSPLAGASPPSVMTASLCRDPYCLSYHCASHLAGAASASCAHDQALKSGYPLVYPAHPLHSVHSSLSGATPPSLAGHPLYPYGFMLPNDPQPHICNWVSANGPCDKRFATSEELLSHLRTHTAFPGTDKLLSGYPSSSSLASAAAAAMACHMHIPTSGAPGSPGTLALRSPHHALGLSSRYHPYSKSPLPTPGAPVPVPAATGPYYSPYALYGQRLTTASALGYQ; from the exons ATGATCACATCGCCCTCGCTTTCTGCGCTAAGAAGTAGGAAGcacagcggcggcggcggcggagacCGGAGCGGCGGCGGAGGCAGCGGCAGCGGCGCCGCGGCTCTCGCCTGGCCGAACGGGCCCTCTGGGAATACTAGCGGCTGCAGCAAGCCCTTCTGCCACCCCGTCCCGCCCTCGGACCCTCTGCGCCAAGCCAAGCGGCTGCCCATCAAAGTCCTGAAGATGCTCACGGCTCGGACGGGTCACATCCTGCACCCCGAGTACCTGCAGCCTTTGCCGTCCACCCCTGTCAGCCCCATCGAG CTGGACGCCAAGAAGAGCCCCCTGGCGCTGCTGGCGCAGACCTGCTCGCAGATCGGCAAGCCGGACCCCTCCCCGTCCTCCAAGCTCTCCTCCGTCGCCTCCAGCGGCGCGGCCGGCGACAAGGACTCCAAGGCGGGCCCCCTGAAACTCAGCGACATCGGCGTGGAGGACAAGTCGAGCTTCAAGCCCTACTCCAAGCCGGGCGCCGAGAAGAAGGAGCCGGGCCCGGCgggctgcggcggcggcggcggcgccgcGGGGGGCGGCTCGGCCGGGGAGAAGTCGGGCTTCCGGGTGCCGAGCGCCACCTGCCAGCCGTTCACGCCAAGGACAGGCAGCCCCAACTCCAGCGCCTCCGCCTGCTCGCCGGGGCTGCTGCCGGCCGAGGGCAAGGCCGGCGAGGACAAGAAGGAGGCGGAGGGCTGTAAAGGGGCCAGCGCCGGCTCGGACGGGGGCCCGGGCGCCGCCGGCCTCGGCCACAGCCGCCTGGGCGTGGGCTGTGGCGGGATTAACGTGGAGGGCGGGCAGCACCCGGAGGGCGCGCCGGGCGCCAAGTCCCTCGCCTCGGACTCGGCCTCctgcagcagcggcggcggcagcggcggcacCGCCACCTCCTCTGCCTCCGTGCTGGGCTCGGGCCTGGTGGCGCCGGTGTCGCCCTACAAGCCGGGCCAGACCGTCTTCCCCCTGCCGCCGGCGGGCATGAGCTACCCGGGCGCGCTGGCGGGCGCCTACGCCGGCTACCCGCCGCAGTTCCTGCCGCACGGCGTGGCCCTGGACCCCACCAAGTCCGGCAGCCTGGTCGGGGCGCAGCTGGCCGccggcagcctgggctgcagcaagccGGCCGGCTCGAGCCCGCTGGCCGGCGCCTCGCCGCCCTCCGTCATGACGGCCAGCCTGTGCCGCGACCCCTACTGCCTGAGCTACCACTGCGCCAGCCACCTGGCGGGCGCCGCCAGCGCCTCGTGCGCCCACGACCAGGCCCTCAAGTCCGGCTACCCGCTGGTCTACCCCGCGCACCCGCTGCACAGCGTCCACTCCTCGCTCAGCGGCGCCACGCCGCCCTCGCTGGCCGGCCACCCCCTGTACCCGTACGGCTTCATGCTCCCCAacgacccccagccccacatctgcaaCTGGGTGTCGGCCAACGGACCCTGCGACAAGCGCTTTGCCACCTCCGAGGAGCTGCTCAGCCACTTGCGGACCCACACGGCCTTCCCCGGCACGGACAAGCTCCTCTCCGGCTACCCCAGCTCCTCCTCGCTGGCCAGCGCCGCCGCCGCGGCCATGGCCTGCCACATGCACATCCCCACCAGCGGGGCGCCGGGCAGCCCCGGCACGCTGGCCCTGCGCAGCCCGCACCACGCCTTGGGACTCAGCAGCCGCTACCACCCCTACTCCaagagccccctgcccaccccgggCGCGCCCGTGCCCGTCCCCGCGGCCACGGGACCTTACTACTCCCCCTACGCACTGTACGGCCAGAGACTGACCACAGCCTCGGCTCTGGGCTACCAGTGA